A genomic stretch from Bradyrhizobium sp. 195 includes:
- a CDS encoding amino acid synthesis family protein produces the protein MSSYDIRKTALGVETIWHERGPRLEKPLLVGTAIAVIRNPFAGRYEPDLMPFQASLRELGHELASGLIAQLGGADRIEAYGKGIIVGEDGELEHGAVWHEAGGQGMREVLGRPKGQQPKAIVPAAKTIGGPGTRLMVPLGHIHAAYVRSHFGTAEMTLWDAPRRDEIALGLVMATGGRPHARIGGLKASEISEHDGQR, from the coding sequence ATGTCGTCCTATGACATTCGCAAGACCGCGCTCGGCGTCGAGACCATCTGGCACGAGCGCGGCCCGCGGCTGGAGAAGCCGCTCCTGGTCGGCACCGCCATTGCCGTGATCCGCAATCCCTTCGCCGGACGCTATGAGCCCGACCTGATGCCGTTTCAGGCATCCTTGCGCGAGCTCGGGCACGAGCTCGCGAGCGGGCTGATCGCGCAGCTCGGCGGCGCAGACCGCATCGAAGCCTATGGCAAGGGCATCATCGTCGGCGAGGACGGCGAGCTCGAGCATGGCGCCGTCTGGCACGAAGCCGGCGGCCAAGGCATGCGCGAGGTGCTTGGCCGGCCCAAGGGTCAGCAGCCAAAGGCGATCGTCCCGGCCGCCAAGACCATCGGCGGTCCCGGCACGCGCCTGATGGTACCGCTCGGCCACATCCACGCCGCCTATGTCCGCAGCCATTTCGGCACGGCGGAGATGACGCTGTGGGATGCGCCAAGGCGTGACGAGATCGCCCTCGGGCTCGTGATGGCAACCGGCGGCCGCCCCCACGCGCGCATCGGTGGCCTTAAGGCATCCGAGATTTCCGAGCATGACGGGCAGCGCTGA
- a CDS encoding fumarylacetoacetate hydrolase family protein, with protein MKLLSFLDGNRESWGAVTENGVVDLGRALPQYPVLADFLGSDDYAKRDAIVAGHKPTLALSDVKYLPVIPRPEKIVCAVRNYLDHHNEAVAFGMKREITEFPPIFLRVWRSQVAHNAPVIRPKVSDNFDWEGELAVVIGKGGRHISEANAWNHVAGYSIYNDVSVRDWQRHAQQIASGKNFVGTGPFGPWLVTPDEIGDPTKLKLETRVNGAVVQSSDTSMLIFSIPRLIEYCSTIFDLVPGDVIATGTPAGVGFTRKPPVFLKPGDVVEVEIENIGVLSNPVVDEA; from the coding sequence ATGAAGCTGCTGTCGTTCTTGGACGGAAATCGGGAAAGCTGGGGGGCCGTTACCGAAAACGGCGTGGTGGATCTCGGCCGCGCCCTGCCCCAATATCCTGTTCTCGCGGATTTTCTCGGCAGCGATGACTACGCGAAGCGCGACGCGATCGTCGCCGGGCACAAGCCCACGCTGGCGCTGAGCGACGTCAAATATCTGCCGGTGATCCCGCGCCCCGAGAAGATCGTCTGCGCCGTGCGCAACTATCTTGACCACCACAACGAGGCGGTGGCGTTCGGCATGAAGCGCGAGATCACCGAGTTTCCACCGATCTTCCTGCGGGTCTGGCGCTCCCAGGTTGCGCACAACGCGCCGGTGATCCGGCCAAAAGTCTCCGACAATTTCGACTGGGAGGGCGAGCTCGCGGTTGTCATCGGCAAGGGCGGCCGTCACATCAGCGAGGCCAATGCCTGGAATCACGTCGCTGGCTACTCGATCTACAACGACGTCAGCGTGCGCGACTGGCAGCGTCATGCCCAGCAGATCGCCTCCGGCAAGAACTTCGTCGGCACCGGCCCGTTCGGTCCGTGGCTGGTCACGCCGGACGAGATCGGCGATCCCACGAAATTGAAACTGGAGACGCGCGTCAACGGCGCGGTGGTGCAGTCGTCCGACACCTCGATGCTGATCTTCTCGATCCCGCGGCTGATCGAATATTGCTCCACCATTTTCGACCTCGTTCCCGGCGACGTCATCGCCACCGGCACGCCGGCCGGCGTCGGCTTCACCCGCAAGCCGCCGGTCTTCCTCAAGCCCGGCGACGTGGTGGAGGTCGAGATCGAAAATATCGGCGTGCTCAGCAATCCCGTCGTGGACGAGGCCTAG
- a CDS encoding FCD domain-containing protein, whose translation MPESAIRPRKEFGKTIAADITHRLREEIIACALPPGEPLRFDVLRERFGASFTTLREALTALAAECLVDAQEQRGFRVAPVSRQDLVEVTDARVLVEVELIRRSIERGDDDWEIAVISTLHRLKRIEQRDPEHPLRDPEWKIAHRQFHQALVSACGSATLLAIRAELFDRAERYRHLSANFRPRPRDKAGEHQAIMQAAISRNADLAVQLIETHIRSTADNVATYAAHLLDTE comes from the coding sequence ATGCCCGAGAGCGCCATCCGCCCCCGCAAGGAATTCGGCAAGACCATCGCCGCCGATATCACCCATCGGCTGCGCGAGGAGATTATTGCCTGCGCGCTTCCGCCGGGCGAGCCTTTGCGCTTCGACGTGCTGCGTGAACGGTTCGGCGCAAGTTTTACGACGCTGCGCGAAGCGCTGACCGCGCTCGCCGCCGAATGCCTGGTCGACGCCCAGGAGCAGCGCGGCTTTCGCGTGGCGCCGGTCAGCCGCCAGGATCTGGTGGAGGTCACGGACGCGCGGGTGCTGGTCGAAGTGGAATTGATCCGCCGCTCGATCGAGCGGGGTGATGACGATTGGGAAATCGCCGTAATCTCGACTTTGCACAGATTAAAGCGGATCGAGCAGCGTGATCCCGAACATCCCTTGCGCGATCCCGAGTGGAAGATCGCGCACCGCCAGTTCCACCAGGCGCTGGTCTCCGCCTGCGGCTCGGCGACGCTGCTCGCCATCCGCGCCGAGCTGTTCGACCGTGCCGAACGCTACCGGCACCTGTCGGCCAATTTCCGGCCGCGCCCGCGCGACAAGGCCGGCGAGCACCAGGCGATCATGCAGGCCGCCATCTCGCGCAATGCGGATCTCGCCGTGCAGCTGATCGAGACCCATATCCGCTCGACCGCCGACAACGTCGCGACATACGCCGCTCATCTGCTCGACACCGAGTAG
- a CDS encoding zinc-dependent alcohol dehydrogenase family protein, whose protein sequence is MRAVLVRQPGGPDALEVVELPVPVPGAGQVQIRAEAFGVGQPDVLIRRGVYKWMPPLPANPGNDVAGRISALGPGVEGFAIGQKVLLSARDLAQRGGCYADYVVAPADAVHALPDNVDLQAAVCLSNYQVAYALLHECRHPRAPASVLVIGAAGGVGTALVQLAKLAGMTVIGTVSTEEKAAFAKANGADHVIFYRSEDVVARTRELTGGEGVGLVLDHVCGPEFTGYLGALGKWGTLLSYNAFAGLPEENLMAAMRNHLDICPAVRCFSFHIYDHDRDGRRALMRSVIEALSRNAIKPAISAVLKLDEVRKAHTLLEQGSALGKIIMIP, encoded by the coding sequence ATGAGGGCAGTGCTGGTGCGTCAGCCGGGTGGGCCGGATGCACTTGAGGTGGTCGAGCTGCCGGTGCCTGTGCCGGGCGCAGGCCAGGTGCAAATCCGGGCCGAGGCCTTCGGGGTCGGGCAGCCCGACGTGCTGATCCGGCGCGGCGTCTACAAATGGATGCCGCCGCTGCCGGCCAATCCCGGCAACGACGTTGCGGGGCGCATTTCCGCGCTGGGGCCCGGCGTCGAGGGCTTTGCGATCGGCCAGAAGGTGTTGCTCAGCGCCCGCGACCTCGCCCAGCGCGGCGGCTGCTACGCCGATTACGTGGTCGCGCCCGCGGATGCCGTTCACGCGCTGCCGGACAATGTCGATCTGCAAGCCGCCGTGTGCCTGTCGAACTATCAGGTCGCCTACGCGCTGCTGCACGAGTGCCGCCATCCGCGCGCGCCCGCAAGCGTGCTGGTGATTGGCGCCGCCGGCGGCGTCGGCACCGCGCTGGTGCAACTGGCCAAGCTTGCCGGCATGACCGTCATCGGCACGGTCTCGACCGAGGAGAAGGCCGCGTTCGCCAAGGCGAACGGCGCCGATCATGTCATCTTCTACCGGAGCGAAGATGTGGTGGCGCGCACCCGCGAGCTGACGGGCGGCGAGGGCGTCGGCCTCGTGCTCGATCACGTCTGCGGACCCGAGTTTACCGGCTATCTCGGCGCGCTCGGCAAATGGGGCACGCTACTGTCGTACAACGCCTTCGCCGGATTGCCGGAAGAGAATCTGATGGCGGCGATGCGCAACCATCTCGACATCTGCCCGGCCGTGCGCTGCTTCTCCTTCCACATCTACGACCATGATCGCGACGGCCGCCGCGCCCTGATGCGCAGCGTGATTGAGGCGCTGAGCCGCAACGCGATCAAGCCGGCGATCTCGGCGGTCCTGAAGCTCGACGAGGTCAGGAAGGCCCACACGCTGCTGGAGCAGGGCTCCGCGCTCGGCAAGATCATCATGATTCCATGA
- a CDS encoding VOC family protein, with amino-acid sequence MSTQAPIARFTRLRHATFASPDPERLLDYYRGVIGLGLAGRDGNRIFLASDSEQLSLVIEPGDAVLNSIAFEISPDVEIEALGAALKRADLRPEFRSDSLPGVSRLLSFIDPEGTRFELIQGWTPTPAQERIGGLAVSKLGHVALRTPDPRATAEFYANVMGLRVSDWIEDRFVFMRSGFEHHTLNFARAPVRGLHHLAFELRGPEHMHRACDHLARQKLPVLWGPVRHGPGHNTAIYHRNPDGHLVELFHDLDQMVDEELGYFEPRPWHRDRPQRPKVWVGLPRDVWGMPPSPECTEFAR; translated from the coding sequence ATGAGCACACAAGCACCCATTGCACGCTTCACCCGACTGCGGCACGCGACCTTCGCCTCGCCCGATCCGGAGCGGCTGCTCGACTATTATCGCGGCGTGATCGGACTTGGCCTGGCCGGCCGCGATGGAAACCGCATCTTCCTCGCCAGCGATTCCGAGCAGCTCTCGCTGGTGATAGAGCCCGGCGACGCGGTGCTGAACAGCATTGCCTTCGAGATATCGCCTGATGTTGAGATCGAAGCGCTGGGCGCCGCACTGAAGCGGGCTGATCTGCGGCCTGAGTTTCGGAGCGATTCCCTGCCTGGCGTCTCCAGGCTGCTGTCCTTCATCGATCCCGAAGGGACACGCTTCGAGCTGATCCAGGGCTGGACGCCGACGCCCGCGCAGGAGCGGATCGGCGGGCTCGCCGTCAGCAAGCTTGGCCATGTCGCCCTTCGCACGCCCGATCCACGCGCGACCGCGGAGTTTTATGCGAACGTCATGGGCCTGCGGGTCTCCGACTGGATCGAGGACCGCTTCGTCTTCATGCGCAGCGGCTTCGAGCACCACACGCTCAACTTCGCGCGCGCGCCGGTGCGTGGTCTTCATCACCTTGCCTTCGAGCTGCGCGGCCCAGAGCACATGCATCGGGCCTGCGACCATCTCGCCCGGCAAAAGCTGCCCGTGCTCTGGGGGCCGGTGCGTCATGGTCCCGGCCACAACACCGCGATCTATCACCGCAATCCCGACGGGCACCTGGTCGAGCTGTTTCACGACCTCGACCAGATGGTGGACGAGGAACTCGGCTATTTCGAGCCGCGCCCGTGGCATCGCGATCGTCCGCAGCGGCCGAAGGTCTGGGTTGGGCTGCCGCGCGACGTCTGGGGCATGCCGCCATCGCCTGAATGCACGGAGTTCGCTCGTTAG
- a CDS encoding tripartite tricarboxylate transporter substrate binding protein — protein MRRMKRLAAAIFLLGGFLATGPASADTYPSRPIRLLHGFAAGGAADTLSRIIADGLSKKLGQPIIVEAKPGAGGNIAADAIAKAAPDGYTLGLVTGAHAISAATYKSLAYQPADSFEMISTLVYYALVIAVRNDYPAKSLGELITIAKAKPGSLSFGSVGFGSTHHLAGELLNATAGVEIVHVPYRGDSQSITALLGGEIPVIVGTPVLLAPQIQSGAIRGLAVTSPARTALLPDVPTVQEAGIKAYDVRTWAGLLAPKGTPPAIVAALNAATLTALADPELKQRLETAVGGEVRGSSPEEMKKLIETEIAKWTDVVERAKIPKI, from the coding sequence ATGCGTCGGATGAAGCGGCTTGCTGCGGCCATTTTTCTGCTGGGCGGTTTTCTCGCAACCGGGCCGGCGTCGGCGGACACTTATCCGTCGCGCCCGATCCGCCTGCTGCACGGCTTTGCCGCCGGCGGCGCGGCCGACACGCTGTCGCGCATCATCGCCGACGGACTGTCGAAGAAGCTCGGGCAGCCGATCATCGTCGAGGCCAAGCCGGGCGCCGGCGGCAACATCGCGGCGGATGCGATCGCAAAGGCGGCGCCCGACGGTTACACGCTCGGCCTCGTCACCGGCGCGCATGCGATTTCCGCGGCGACCTACAAGAGCCTGGCCTACCAGCCGGCCGACAGCTTCGAGATGATCTCGACGCTGGTGTACTACGCGCTCGTCATCGCGGTGCGTAACGACTATCCGGCAAAATCACTGGGCGAGCTCATCACGATCGCCAAGGCAAAGCCCGGCTCGCTCAGTTTCGGATCGGTTGGTTTCGGCAGCACCCATCACCTCGCAGGAGAATTGCTCAACGCCACCGCCGGCGTCGAGATCGTGCACGTGCCGTATCGCGGCGATTCACAATCCATCACCGCGCTGCTCGGTGGAGAAATTCCTGTCATCGTCGGCACGCCCGTTTTGCTGGCCCCGCAAATCCAGAGCGGCGCGATCCGTGGCCTCGCGGTGACTTCGCCGGCACGCACCGCCTTGCTCCCCGATGTCCCGACGGTGCAGGAAGCCGGCATCAAGGCCTACGACGTGCGCACCTGGGCAGGCCTGTTGGCCCCGAAGGGAACGCCGCCCGCCATCGTCGCTGCACTCAACGCCGCGACACTGACGGCGCTGGCAGACCCCGAGCTCAAGCAGCGCCTGGAGACCGCCGTCGGCGGCGAGGTCCGCGGCAGCTCGCCGGAGGAGATGAAGAAGCTGATCGAGACCGAGATCGCCAAATGGACCGACGTGGTCGAGCGGGCGAAGATCCCGAAGATCTGA
- a CDS encoding ABC transporter substrate-binding protein has product MVLIGCLGLAMQKAAAQRSRIWRVAYLVSGRGSATAPVIKDTLRSLGYEEGKNLVFDVREANGRYSELPELMQQLLQLKPDVIIAEATPAIAVAQKATSTIPIVMSPSTDPIGSGFVRSFAKPGGNITGVANMFGDLTAKTLDIVRLVFPGVGKLGVLTSNNPTHPALFEVAREAAAKIGISADRYIAPDPEDVKKAYQDMKAAGCDVVYVLADPVRPSLPSIALEHHLPSVFQVNSYTELGGLMSYGPDILPLFVKAAHYVDRILKGGNPADIPVEQPTQFLFTINLRTAKALGLSIPENVLIMADKVIE; this is encoded by the coding sequence GTGGTGCTTATCGGCTGCTTGGGTTTGGCAATGCAGAAGGCGGCTGCGCAGCGATCCCGGATCTGGCGCGTGGCCTACCTGGTGTCCGGGAGGGGCTCGGCCACGGCTCCCGTCATAAAGGATACACTCCGCTCCCTCGGCTACGAGGAAGGCAAGAATCTCGTTTTCGATGTTCGCGAAGCGAATGGCCGATATTCGGAACTTCCGGAATTGATGCAGCAGCTTCTCCAGTTGAAGCCCGACGTCATCATCGCCGAGGCCACTCCGGCGATCGCCGTTGCGCAGAAGGCCACATCGACCATTCCGATCGTCATGTCACCATCGACCGATCCGATCGGCTCCGGCTTCGTGAGGAGTTTCGCCAAACCCGGCGGCAACATCACCGGGGTCGCCAACATGTTCGGCGACCTCACCGCCAAGACGCTCGACATCGTTCGGCTCGTCTTCCCCGGCGTGGGGAAACTGGGAGTCCTGACGTCCAATAACCCGACCCACCCCGCGCTCTTCGAGGTTGCCCGCGAGGCTGCGGCGAAAATCGGGATTTCGGCGGATCGTTATATCGCACCAGACCCGGAGGACGTGAAGAAGGCCTATCAGGACATGAAGGCTGCCGGCTGCGACGTCGTGTATGTGCTCGCCGATCCGGTCAGACCTTCGCTTCCTTCCATCGCGCTGGAGCACCACCTGCCTTCAGTTTTTCAGGTCAACAGCTACACGGAATTGGGCGGGCTCATGAGTTACGGTCCTGACATCCTGCCGTTGTTCGTCAAGGCCGCGCACTATGTCGATCGCATATTGAAGGGTGGAAATCCTGCCGACATACCCGTCGAACAGCCAACCCAATTCCTGTTCACGATCAATCTGCGAACCGCAAAAGCGCTCGGCCTTTCAATTCCGGAAAACGTCTTGATCATGGCCGACAAGGTGATCGAGTAG
- the arsC gene encoding arsenate reductase (glutaredoxin) (This arsenate reductase requires both glutathione and glutaredoxin to convert arsenate to arsenite, after which the efflux transporter formed by ArsA and ArsB can extrude the arsenite from the cell, providing resistance.) yields the protein MSVTIYHNPACGTSRNTLAMIRQSGTEPVVIEYLKTPPSRDKLKELIAGLGIPVRALLREKGTPYKELGLDDPKWTDEQLLDAMIAHPLLINRPIVVTAKGVRLCRPLEAVIDLLDDPVGRFVKEDGEVVEAR from the coding sequence ATGAGCGTCACGATCTATCACAACCCCGCCTGCGGCACCTCGCGCAACACGCTGGCGATGATCCGGCAGAGCGGCACTGAGCCCGTCGTCATCGAATATCTGAAGACGCCGCCCTCGCGGGACAAGCTCAAGGAACTGATCGCGGGGCTGGGCATTCCGGTCCGCGCGCTGCTGCGTGAGAAGGGAACGCCGTACAAGGAGCTCGGCCTCGACGATCCCAAATGGACCGACGAGCAACTGCTCGACGCCATGATCGCACATCCCCTCCTGATCAACCGTCCGATCGTGGTGACGGCAAAGGGCGTGCGCTTGTGCCGGCCCTTGGAGGCCGTGATCGATCTCTTGGATGATCCCGTCGGCCGCTTCGTGAAGGAAGACGGCGAAGTGGTGGAAGCGCGATAG
- a CDS encoding aquaporin, with protein sequence MDKFDLSRRLAAEALGTGILVATVVGSGITAETLTKDVALALLCNTLPTGAILVVLITVLGPISGAHFNPAVTLVFTGKRELPVNEAVLYVIAQIAGGIAGTLAAHLMFGLPLLDLSTKVRTGGPQWFAEAVAAFGLVATILAGIRFQRTAVPWLVGLYITAAYWFTASTSFANPAVAIARSLTNTFAGIRPLDLPGFILAELCGAFAGMLLMNWLLGASQARGSVAIAETPR encoded by the coding sequence ATGGACAAGTTCGACCTTTCGCGCCGCCTCGCGGCCGAGGCGCTCGGCACCGGCATTCTGGTCGCCACCGTGGTCGGGTCCGGCATCACGGCGGAAACCCTGACCAAGGATGTGGCGCTTGCACTGCTCTGCAACACCTTGCCGACCGGGGCCATTCTGGTTGTCCTGATCACGGTGCTCGGTCCGATCTCCGGCGCGCACTTCAATCCGGCCGTCACCCTCGTCTTCACCGGCAAGCGCGAATTGCCTGTGAACGAGGCCGTGCTCTACGTGATCGCGCAGATCGCCGGCGGCATCGCCGGAACGCTGGCGGCGCATCTGATGTTCGGACTGCCGCTGCTCGACCTCTCGACCAAGGTCCGAACCGGAGGGCCGCAATGGTTCGCCGAAGCCGTCGCCGCGTTCGGATTGGTCGCGACGATCCTGGCCGGCATCCGCTTTCAACGGACGGCGGTGCCCTGGCTGGTGGGCCTTTACATCACGGCGGCCTATTGGTTCACGGCTTCCACGTCGTTTGCCAACCCGGCGGTCGCGATCGCAAGGTCGCTGACCAACACCTTCGCCGGCATTCGCCCCCTTGACCTGCCCGGGTTCATTCTTGCAGAGCTCTGCGGCGCGTTCGCTGGCATGCTGCTGATGAACTGGTTGCTCGGCGCCTCGCAAGCCCGAGGCTCTGTTGCAATTGCGGAGACACCTCGATGA
- a CDS encoding arsenate reductase ArsC yields MADQIYNVLFLCTGNSARSILAESILRKDGAGRFQAFSAGSTPKGAVHPLALHTLQTMEYPTDGMRSKSWLEFAAPDAPVMDFVFTVCDNAAGEACPIWPGQPMTAHWGIEDPAAAEGTDLDKQAAFITAFRYLKNRIDTFVSLPLRSIDSLSLGTRLREIGRSEGATHPTPKAG; encoded by the coding sequence GTGGCTGACCAGATCTACAACGTGCTGTTCCTGTGTACCGGCAATTCGGCCCGGTCGATCCTGGCCGAGTCGATTCTTCGCAAGGACGGCGCCGGCCGCTTTCAGGCATTCTCCGCCGGCAGCACGCCGAAAGGCGCAGTGCATCCGCTGGCCCTGCACACGCTCCAGACGATGGAGTACCCGACCGACGGAATGCGCTCGAAGAGCTGGCTCGAGTTCGCCGCGCCCGATGCGCCGGTGATGGATTTCGTCTTCACCGTCTGCGACAACGCCGCGGGTGAAGCCTGTCCGATCTGGCCGGGTCAGCCGATGACGGCACACTGGGGCATCGAAGATCCTGCCGCCGCGGAAGGCACAGACCTCGACAAGCAGGCCGCGTTCATCACGGCGTTCCGCTATCTGAAGAACCGGATCGATACGTTCGTAAGCCTTCCGCTGAGGAGCATCGACAGCCTCTCGCTCGGCACCAGGCTGCGTGAGATCGGCCGCTCTGAGGGCGCGACACATCCAACGCCGAAGGCCGGCTGA
- a CDS encoding ArsR/SmtB family transcription factor, which produces METEEAVLALAALSQATRLEAFRTLVRHEPDGLAAGDLARLLEVPQNTLSAHLAILSRARLVSSERHSRSIIYRANLGEFRDIAVFLLRDCCGGRPEVCEPVVQTLQSCCSPKRKERSRG; this is translated from the coding sequence ATGGAAACCGAAGAAGCCGTCCTGGCGCTCGCAGCGCTGTCCCAAGCGACCCGGCTGGAAGCTTTCCGGACCCTGGTCCGTCACGAGCCTGACGGACTTGCGGCAGGCGATCTCGCCCGCCTGCTGGAAGTCCCCCAGAACACGCTTTCGGCGCACCTGGCGATCCTGAGCCGCGCGCGCCTCGTGTCCTCCGAGCGGCACAGCCGCTCGATCATCTACCGCGCCAACCTCGGCGAATTTCGCGACATCGCGGTTTTCCTGCTGCGCGATTGCTGCGGCGGGCGCCCTGAAGTTTGCGAACCCGTCGTTCAAACCCTGCAATCCTGCTGCTCGCCGAAGCGAAAGGAGCGAAGCCGTGGCTGA
- a CDS encoding ArsR/SmtB family transcription factor: protein MKIDDAAARLEALGNRTRLQIYRALVRAGHAGMPVGRLQEKLKIPASTLSHHIKSLVSVGLVSQVRESTSLVCHANYETMRGLLDFMAAECCADEAECKGTQTAA from the coding sequence ATGAAGATCGATGACGCAGCAGCACGGCTGGAAGCCTTGGGTAACCGGACCCGGCTCCAGATCTATCGGGCCCTCGTCCGGGCCGGGCACGCAGGCATGCCCGTCGGCCGCTTGCAGGAAAAACTGAAGATCCCGGCCTCGACCCTGTCGCACCACATCAAGAGTCTGGTTTCGGTCGGGCTCGTCAGCCAGGTTCGCGAGTCCACCAGCCTGGTCTGTCATGCGAACTACGAGACGATGCGAGGCCTGCTGGATTTCATGGCGGCGGAGTGTTGTGCCGACGAGGCCGAATGCAAGGGCACGCAAACGGCGGCCTGA
- a CDS encoding NAD(P)-binding domain-containing protein has product MNEKTVAIIGAGPVGLAAAAHVLERGMSPIVLEAGGEAAHAVRQWQHVQLFSPWEYNVDKAAARLLAPTGWNSPDPQSYPTGGELIERYLEPLATRTPLREAIRTSSRVTAISRAGFDKAKTKGREQAPFEIRYQNGKGPEVLRADAVIDVSGTWFSPNPAGSNGLPAIGERERADRIAHGMPDVRGTHRARYAGKTVAVLGAGHSAVGTLIDLVQLADEVPGTKAVWLLRGTEPAKAFGGGSNDQLAARGELGSTFAALVAAGKIEVETGFGVTHLSNPEGRLRISAGACCGARSVIADELIVSTGFRPDFSFLSELRLRLDPAIEAPVALAPLIDPNEHSCGTVRPHGARELAHDEPGFYIAGMKSYGRAPTFLMVTGYEQVRSIAADIAGDKKAAARVELVLPETGVCTRGGVESGAAAGCCGGPAKEDVSAWCAADETAKKAGASGCGCS; this is encoded by the coding sequence ATGAACGAGAAGACGGTTGCGATCATCGGGGCAGGGCCCGTCGGTCTCGCGGCGGCCGCGCACGTGCTCGAACGCGGCATGTCTCCCATCGTGCTCGAGGCCGGAGGTGAGGCCGCCCACGCCGTCCGTCAGTGGCAGCACGTGCAGCTGTTCTCGCCGTGGGAATACAATGTCGACAAGGCGGCGGCGCGCCTGCTCGCGCCGACGGGATGGAATTCGCCGGACCCGCAATCCTATCCGACCGGCGGCGAGCTGATCGAGCGCTACCTCGAGCCGCTCGCGACGCGAACGCCGCTGCGCGAGGCGATCCGGACCTCGAGCCGTGTCACCGCGATCAGCCGCGCCGGCTTCGACAAGGCGAAGACGAAGGGCAGGGAGCAGGCGCCGTTCGAGATCCGCTATCAGAACGGCAAGGGTCCCGAGGTGCTGCGCGCCGATGCCGTCATCGACGTGTCAGGCACGTGGTTCTCGCCCAACCCTGCCGGCAGCAACGGTCTGCCCGCGATCGGCGAACGCGAGCGCGCGGACCGCATCGCCCACGGCATGCCGGACGTGCGGGGCACACATCGCGCCAGATATGCCGGGAAGACTGTCGCCGTGCTCGGTGCCGGCCATTCCGCCGTGGGCACGCTGATCGATCTCGTGCAACTCGCCGACGAAGTGCCCGGTACCAAGGCCGTCTGGCTCTTGCGCGGCACTGAGCCGGCAAAGGCCTTTGGCGGCGGCAGCAACGACCAGCTTGCCGCACGCGGCGAGCTTGGCTCGACCTTCGCCGCGCTCGTCGCGGCCGGCAAGATCGAGGTCGAGACCGGATTCGGCGTCACGCATCTGTCGAACCCCGAAGGCCGCCTCAGGATTTCGGCCGGCGCCTGCTGCGGCGCGCGCAGCGTGATTGCGGATGAGTTGATCGTCTCGACGGGCTTTCGTCCGGACTTTTCATTTCTGTCCGAGCTGCGGCTTCGGCTCGACCCGGCCATCGAGGCGCCGGTCGCGCTGGCGCCGCTGATCGATCCCAACGAACATAGCTGCGGCACGGTCCGTCCCCACGGCGCGCGCGAGCTTGCGCATGACGAGCCGGGCTTCTACATCGCCGGCATGAAATCCTATGGCCGGGCGCCGACCTTTCTGATGGTGACCGGCTACGAGCAGGTCCGCTCGATCGCCGCCGACATTGCCGGCGACAAGAAGGCCGCGGCACGGGTCGAGCTGGTGTTGCCGGAGACCGGCGTCTGCACCCGCGGCGGCGTTGAGTCAGGGGCTGCGGCGGGATGTTGCGGCGGTCCGGCCAAGGAAGATGTCTCGGCGTGGTGCGCCGCCGACGAGACCGCGAAGAAGGCAGGCGCTTCCGGCTGCGGCTGCTCATGA